Proteins from one Meriones unguiculatus strain TT.TT164.6M chromosome 10, Bangor_MerUng_6.1, whole genome shotgun sequence genomic window:
- the LOC132656934 gene encoding large ribosomal subunit protein eL27-like translates to MGKFMKPGKVVLVLAERYSGCKAIIVKNIDDGTSDCPYSHVLVAGIDRCPRKVTAAMGKKKIAKRSKIKSFVKVYNYNRLMPTRYSVDIPLDKTVVNKDIFRDPAMKCKARQEAKVKVEERYKTGKNKWLFQKLHF, encoded by the coding sequence ATGGGCAAGTTCATGAAACCCGGGAAAGTGGTGCTGGTCCTGGCTGAACGCTACTCTGGATGCAAAGCCATCATCGTGAAGAATATTGATGATGGCACCTCAGACTGCCCTTACAGCCATGTCCTGGTGGCTGGAATTGACCGCTGTCCCCGAAAAGTCACAGCTGCCATGGGCAAGAAGAAAATCGCCAAGAGATCAAAGATCAAGTCCTTTGTGAAAGTTTATAACTACAATCGCCTCATGCCCACAAGGTACTCTGTGGACATCCCCTTGGACAAAACTGTTGTCAATAAGGATATTTTTAGAGACCCAGCTATGAAATGTAAGGCCAGGCAGGAGGCCAAGGTCAAAGTTGAGGAACGATACAAGACAGGGAAGAACAAATGGTTATTCCAGAAGCTTCACTTTTAg